In a single window of the Sphingosinicella microcystinivorans genome:
- a CDS encoding thermonuclease family protein has protein sequence MAGIPHTPLSTRAFWSVTALMSICVFGTVFLWDDVPLAASTPDRADTFACTAPYIHDGDNINCRGMRRGRLYGIDAPEMPGACRPGRRCTPGDPYASREHLRSLIAGNDVRCQQIETDHYGRAILQCWSGNTNLSCAQVKSGHAVKRYGWLRCGNG, from the coding sequence ATGGCCGGGATTCCGCATACCCCGCTCAGCACGCGCGCCTTCTGGTCGGTTACGGCCCTGATGTCGATTTGCGTGTTCGGCACCGTGTTCCTTTGGGACGACGTACCGCTTGCCGCCTCCACGCCCGATCGCGCGGACACGTTCGCTTGCACCGCGCCCTACATTCACGACGGCGACAACATCAATTGCCGGGGCATGAGACGCGGGCGACTCTACGGCATCGACGCACCGGAAATGCCCGGCGCCTGCCGCCCCGGACGCCGTTGCACGCCCGGCGATCCCTATGCGAGCCGCGAGCATCTGCGTTCGCTTATCGCGGGCAATGACGTCCGTTGTCAGCAGATCGAAACCGACCATTATGGCCGCGCCATTCTGCAGTGCTGGTCAGGCAACACCAATCTCTCCTGCGCGCAGGTGAAGTCCGGTCACGCAGTGAAACGCTACGGCTGGCTGCGCTGCGGAAACGGTTGA
- a CDS encoding VOC family protein, which produces MFSHIMVGADDVAAAKTFYDATLGALGVPPGNADDKGRVFYMTPTGIFVITKPINGESACHANGGTIGFAAKSPAEADAWHAAGVANGGTTCEDPPGIREGSLGKLYLAYLRDPTGNKLCVLHRMG; this is translated from the coding sequence GTGTTCAGCCATATCATGGTCGGCGCGGACGACGTGGCCGCGGCCAAGACATTCTATGACGCGACGCTCGGCGCGCTCGGCGTTCCGCCGGGCAACGCCGACGACAAGGGCCGCGTCTTCTACATGACGCCGACCGGCATCTTCGTGATCACCAAGCCGATCAACGGCGAGAGCGCCTGCCATGCGAACGGCGGCACCATCGGCTTCGCCGCGAAATCGCCTGCCGAAGCCGATGCGTGGCACGCCGCCGGCGTCGCGAACGGCGGCACGACCTGCGAAGACCCGCCCGGCATCCGCGAAGGCAGCCTCGGCAAGCTCTACCTCGCCTATCTGCGCGACCCCACCGGCAACAAGCTCTGCGTGCTGCACCGGATGGGCTGA
- a CDS encoding DsbA family oxidoreductase — MAITIDVVSDFVCPWCWIGKRHLDTFAGEADIERRWHPYLLHPDMPEGGVDRAEFVRQKFGSDARARELGAGVTAAAKGVGLEIDYSRVKRVPDTRDAHRLVRWAGGQGRADAVAEGLFRAYFSEGRDIGDAAVLAGIGAAAGMDRAILEDLLAGDADRDVIEAEAGRARAIGVSGVPTHIFANKVAVVGAQPIEALRQAAELAAAG, encoded by the coding sequence ATGGCGATCACCATCGACGTCGTATCGGATTTCGTCTGCCCGTGGTGCTGGATCGGCAAGCGCCACCTCGACACGTTCGCCGGCGAGGCCGACATCGAGCGGCGCTGGCACCCTTACCTGTTGCACCCGGACATGCCGGAAGGCGGCGTCGACCGCGCCGAATTCGTGCGCCAGAAGTTCGGCAGCGACGCGCGTGCCCGCGAACTCGGGGCAGGGGTCACGGCCGCCGCGAAGGGCGTCGGCCTCGAGATCGACTACAGCCGCGTGAAGCGCGTGCCGGACACCCGCGACGCGCACCGCCTCGTTCGCTGGGCGGGCGGGCAGGGGCGGGCGGATGCCGTCGCTGAAGGGCTGTTCCGCGCCTATTTCAGCGAAGGCCGCGACATCGGGGACGCAGCCGTCCTTGCCGGCATCGGCGCCGCGGCGGGCATGGACCGCGCCATTCTGGAGGACCTGCTGGCGGGGGACGCCGACCGCGACGTGATCGAGGCCGAAGCGGGCCGCGCCCGCGCCATCGGCGTCAGCGGCGTGCCCACCCACATTTTCGCGAACAAGGTCGCCGTGGTCGGCGCGCAGCCGATCGAGGCGCTGAGGCAGGCGGCCGAACTGGCCGCCGCCGGGTAG
- a CDS encoding diguanylate cyclase — translation MQANRVLVVGKDEAHAKAGAAKIAADKFTEVQPAPWLEAIPLASSGRYQLVIVLAGAEIGIAAVTTFARSAERWTQREGMMLVALTEDGTAALHRDLQHAGFDDIIHRPMHPTQVASRVGVLLRLSTMRRELARRQATARGFTSGDGLFLAPAEPVIQSRRASVLLVQFDQSAHCAEQFNRAVRSCTDAQVCDDPEAARTLLYRGGLDAVLLCSAVDPKGAIAFADRMRRVPALYNLPVLLATPDVSGLDLDTVFNAGVTDVAPTCLSSEQLSVHLASFKRLEALRAALAARYAQHVEMVIRDGLTGFAGHGFGMAHLEATLRECTELSLPVAVAGLTIENLDEVNAAHGYLAGDIVMRRVGDVVRRCIRGEDMATRLSGSRILVQFPDTRYASANVAVRRLANVLRFQKVDLRGGTSIALRIGYTLACWDGSADARTLVASLKARKVAVAA, via the coding sequence GTGCAGGCCAATCGCGTACTTGTTGTCGGCAAGGATGAAGCGCACGCGAAGGCGGGCGCCGCCAAGATCGCGGCCGACAAGTTCACCGAGGTGCAGCCTGCGCCGTGGCTGGAGGCGATCCCGCTCGCCTCGAGCGGGCGCTATCAGCTCGTCATCGTGCTCGCCGGCGCGGAAATCGGCATCGCCGCCGTCACCACCTTCGCGCGCAGCGCCGAGCGGTGGACGCAGCGCGAGGGCATGATGCTCGTCGCGCTCACCGAGGACGGCACCGCCGCGCTCCACCGCGATCTCCAGCACGCCGGCTTCGACGACATCATCCATCGGCCCATGCACCCCACGCAGGTCGCGAGCCGCGTCGGGGTGCTGCTGCGCCTCTCCACGATGCGCCGCGAGCTTGCCCGCCGTCAGGCGACGGCGCGCGGCTTCACGAGCGGCGACGGGCTTTTCCTCGCGCCCGCCGAGCCGGTGATCCAGAGCCGCCGCGCCTCGGTCCTGCTCGTGCAGTTCGACCAGAGCGCGCACTGCGCCGAACAGTTCAACCGCGCCGTCCGGTCCTGCACCGACGCGCAGGTCTGCGACGATCCCGAGGCGGCGCGCACGCTGCTTTATCGCGGCGGCCTCGACGCCGTGCTGCTCTGCTCGGCGGTGGACCCGAAGGGCGCGATCGCGTTCGCGGACCGGATGCGCCGCGTGCCCGCGCTCTACAACCTTCCCGTGCTGCTCGCGACGCCGGACGTCTCCGGGCTCGATCTCGACACGGTGTTCAACGCCGGCGTCACCGATGTCGCGCCCACGTGCCTGTCGAGCGAGCAACTCTCCGTGCATCTCGCCTCGTTCAAGCGGCTGGAGGCGCTGCGCGCCGCGCTCGCCGCGCGCTACGCGCAGCATGTCGAGATGGTCATCCGCGACGGCCTCACCGGCTTTGCGGGCCACGGCTTCGGCATGGCGCATCTCGAGGCGACCTTGCGGGAATGCACCGAGCTTTCGCTTCCCGTCGCCGTCGCGGGGCTCACGATCGAGAACCTCGACGAGGTCAACGCCGCGCACGGCTATCTGGCGGGCGACATCGTGATGCGCCGCGTCGGCGACGTGGTCCGCCGCTGCATCCGCGGCGAGGACATGGCGACGCGGCTGTCCGGCAGCCGCATCCTCGTGCAGTTCCCCGACACGCGCTACGCGAGCGCGAACGTCGCGGTCCGCCGCCTCGCGAACGTGCTGCGCTTCCAGAAGGTCGACCTGCGGGGCGGAACTTCCATCGCGCTCAGGATCGGCTACACTCTCGCCTGCTGGGACGGCAGCGCGGACGCGCGGACCCTCGTCGCCTCGCTGAAGGCGAGGAAGGTCGCGGTCGCCGCCTGA
- a CDS encoding putative bifunctional diguanylate cyclase/phosphodiesterase has translation MHGSSLSAPVFLASFRYRREAQDAIEATGRPVIVSQRPDDAARRYAASEALIAIVDARGALQRGLQQVEQLAQAVQERRGGLLVLLSRSDAAALGDVYTAGATHYLISPFGASELGQSLRFVERSIRRMQKTSAEAAVASAQASIGGTARWEWSEGDDFVRISPALAVLIGDPPHTDRLSLDDAFLRLDRRARAQARRAVRRIWQAGVPGEVEHRLVIDGRPHTYVHHMRPMRDAGGSVLGLTATVEDLDSTLIERRLSAHFDTLTGLANLRHARAWVDEKLNTRAGHKPACIVVMFAISRFDQVNAAYGRAVADSLLQAVGRRLRRLLNDQTAESELPARLGGAEFAVAFAGPITLNQAVFFSQRIGKGFEKPFIVGGRVIHLSCRIGIAASDEEVTSADELFQRASAALASAKELDPNSFQVFLSDEHGNPARFASLEADLRAAAEKRGLSLLYQPQVDIVTNRIVGVEALVRWEHPLYGVLPAETLFAIAERAEFGTRLGEQIMRQACSEAAAWPVHLRDLRLSINVTAADMRAPDFERIVVESLADSHFPPSRLTLEVTEGGLVEDLEHASEILSKLRHRGISVAIDDFGTGYSSLAYLKSLPLDILKVDKKLVTDLSGSTRDRVIVRGVVDMARSLGMVVVAEGVESESQLETLVREGCNWYQGYLCSPPLAPDELAPFVETWQHARAA, from the coding sequence ATGCACGGCTCATCGCTTTCAGCGCCCGTCTTTCTCGCCTCATTCCGCTACCGGCGCGAAGCGCAGGATGCCATTGAGGCGACAGGACGTCCGGTCATCGTCAGCCAGCGGCCTGACGATGCCGCCCGTCGTTATGCCGCGTCCGAAGCGCTCATCGCCATCGTCGACGCGCGCGGCGCGCTGCAACGGGGCTTGCAGCAGGTCGAGCAGCTTGCGCAGGCGGTGCAGGAGCGCCGGGGCGGCCTTTTGGTGCTCCTGTCGCGCAGCGACGCGGCCGCGCTCGGCGACGTCTACACGGCCGGGGCGACGCATTATCTGATCAGCCCGTTCGGCGCGTCCGAGCTCGGCCAGTCGCTGCGCTTCGTCGAGCGCTCGATCCGCCGGATGCAGAAGACGAGCGCGGAGGCGGCGGTGGCCTCGGCGCAGGCGTCGATCGGCGGCACGGCGCGCTGGGAGTGGAGCGAGGGCGACGATTTCGTCCGCATCAGCCCGGCGCTTGCCGTGCTCATCGGCGATCCGCCGCACACCGACCGGCTTTCGCTCGACGACGCCTTCCTGCGGCTCGACCGCCGTGCGCGGGCGCAGGCGCGCCGCGCCGTCCGCCGCATCTGGCAGGCGGGCGTCCCCGGCGAGGTCGAGCACCGGCTGGTCATCGACGGGCGTCCGCACACCTATGTCCACCACATGCGGCCCATGCGCGATGCCGGGGGCAGCGTTCTCGGGCTCACCGCGACCGTCGAGGACCTCGACTCGACGCTCATCGAGCGGCGGCTTTCCGCGCATTTCGACACGCTGACCGGCCTTGCCAACCTGCGCCATGCGCGCGCGTGGGTGGACGAGAAGCTGAACACCCGCGCCGGGCACAAGCCGGCTTGCATCGTCGTGATGTTCGCGATCAGCCGCTTCGATCAGGTGAACGCCGCCTACGGCCGCGCGGTCGCGGATTCGCTGCTTCAGGCCGTGGGCCGCCGCCTGCGGCGCCTGCTCAACGACCAGACCGCCGAAAGCGAGCTTCCCGCCCGCCTCGGCGGCGCCGAGTTCGCGGTCGCCTTCGCCGGGCCGATCACGCTCAATCAGGCCGTGTTCTTCAGCCAGCGCATCGGCAAGGGCTTCGAGAAGCCGTTCATCGTCGGCGGGCGCGTCATCCATCTGTCGTGCCGCATCGGCATCGCGGCGAGCGACGAGGAGGTGACGAGCGCCGACGAGCTGTTCCAGCGCGCGAGCGCCGCGCTCGCGAGCGCGAAGGAACTCGATCCCAACAGTTTCCAGGTCTTCCTGTCGGACGAGCACGGCAACCCGGCGCGCTTCGCCAGCCTCGAGGCGGACCTGCGCGCCGCGGCGGAAAAGCGCGGCCTCAGCCTGCTCTACCAGCCGCAGGTCGACATCGTCACCAACCGCATCGTCGGCGTCGAGGCGCTGGTGCGCTGGGAGCATCCGCTCTACGGCGTGCTCCCCGCCGAGACCTTGTTCGCCATCGCCGAGCGCGCCGAGTTCGGCACCCGCCTCGGCGAGCAGATCATGCGGCAGGCGTGCAGCGAGGCGGCGGCGTGGCCGGTGCACCTGCGCGATCTCAGGCTTTCCATCAACGTCACGGCGGCGGACATGCGCGCTCCGGATTTCGAGCGCATCGTCGTGGAATCGCTCGCCGACAGCCACTTCCCGCCCTCGCGGCTGACGCTGGAAGTCACCGAGGGCGGCCTCGTCGAGGACCTCGAGCACGCCTCCGAGATCCTCTCCAAGCTCCGCCACCGCGGCATCAGCGTCGCCATCGACGATTTCGGCACCGGCTACTCGTCGCTCGCCTACCTGAAGTCGCTGCCGCTCGACATCCTCAAGGTCGACAAGAAGCTCGTCACCGATCTTTCGGGCTCGACGCGCGACCGCGTCATCGTGCGCGGCGTCGTCGACATGGCGCGCTCGCTCGGCATGGTCGTCGTCGCGGAGGGCGTCGAGTCCGAAAGCCAGCTCGAAACGCTCGTGCGCGAAGGCTGCAACTGGTATCAGGGCTACCTGTGCAGCCCGCCGCTCGCGCCGGATGAACTGGCGCCGTTCGTGGAGACCTGGCAGCACGCCCGCGCTGCTTGA
- the moaA gene encoding GTP 3',8-cyclase MoaA has product MQDVIARTAQQGPLIDPFGRAVTYLRVSVTDRCDFRCTYCMAETMQFLPKSEVLSLEEIDRIASAFIRRGVNKVRLTGGEPLVRRGIVGLVDSLSRHLGNGLDELTLTTNGNQLAKHAEALAAAGVRRVNVSLDTLDPDRFRRITRWGELPRVLDGIAAAKAAGLAVKINTVALRGINADELGDMVARCGREGHDLTFIETMPMGEVGEDRTDRYLPLSIVRAELSKRFTFRPTGYATGGPARYVEVAETGRRLGFITPLTHNFCESCNRVRLTATGRLYMCLGQEDSADLRAAVRRSPSDADLDAAIAEAITRKPKGHDFVIGRGGPRAAVPRHMSVTGG; this is encoded by the coding sequence ATGCAGGACGTGATCGCAAGGACGGCACAGCAAGGCCCGCTCATCGACCCCTTCGGCCGGGCGGTGACCTACCTGCGCGTCTCGGTGACGGACCGCTGCGATTTCCGCTGCACCTACTGCATGGCGGAAACCATGCAGTTCCTGCCGAAGTCCGAAGTGCTGAGCCTCGAGGAGATCGACCGCATCGCGTCGGCCTTCATCCGGCGGGGCGTCAACAAGGTGCGGCTGACGGGCGGCGAGCCGCTGGTGCGGCGCGGTATCGTCGGCCTCGTCGACTCGCTCTCGCGCCATCTGGGGAACGGCCTCGACGAGCTGACGCTCACCACCAACGGCAACCAGCTCGCCAAGCACGCCGAGGCGCTCGCCGCGGCGGGCGTGCGCCGCGTCAACGTCAGCCTCGACACGCTCGACCCGGACCGGTTCCGGCGCATCACGCGCTGGGGCGAGCTGCCGCGCGTCCTGGACGGCATCGCCGCCGCGAAGGCCGCCGGGCTCGCCGTGAAGATCAACACCGTGGCGCTGCGCGGCATCAACGCCGACGAACTCGGCGACATGGTGGCGCGGTGCGGCCGCGAAGGCCATGACCTCACCTTCATCGAGACCATGCCGATGGGCGAAGTGGGCGAAGACCGCACCGACCGCTACCTGCCGCTTTCCATCGTGCGCGCCGAACTTTCGAAGCGGTTCACCTTCCGGCCGACCGGCTATGCCACGGGCGGGCCCGCGCGCTACGTGGAGGTGGCGGAGACGGGCCGCAGGCTCGGCTTCATCACCCCCCTCACCCACAATTTCTGCGAAAGCTGCAACCGCGTGCGGCTGACCGCGACGGGGCGGCTCTACATGTGCCTCGGCCAGGAGGACAGCGCCGACCTGCGCGCCGCCGTGCGCCGTTCGCCCTCTGACGCGGACCTCGACGCCGCCATCGCCGAGGCGATCACGCGCAAGCCGAAAGGCCACGACTTCGTCATCGGCCGCGGCGGGCCGCGCGCCGCCGTCCCCCGCCACATGAGCGTGACCGGCGGATGA
- a CDS encoding NAD kinase yields the protein MTGKFPGKVALAVSPTPAAREAAAAIMPLHDWSSEAEADIILALGGDGFMLQTLHAVLHRRKPARVFGMNRGTVGFLMNEYSPDGIAERIASARAFRLHPLQMDARTIAGDRIVSPAINEVSLLRETRQAAKIEIAIDGRVRMSELTCDGVLVATPAGSTAYNLSANGPILPLQSDLLALTPISPFRPRRWRGALIPDTSVVEFRMLEAGKRPVSAVADQLEVRDVDVVRVSTDRSITLELLFDPEYALDDRIAMEQFLT from the coding sequence ATGACCGGAAAATTTCCCGGCAAGGTGGCGCTCGCCGTCTCGCCGACGCCCGCCGCCCGCGAGGCCGCGGCGGCGATCATGCCGCTGCACGACTGGTCGAGCGAGGCCGAGGCCGACATCATCCTCGCGCTCGGCGGCGACGGCTTCATGCTGCAGACGCTGCACGCCGTGCTCCACCGCCGGAAACCGGCGCGCGTCTTCGGCATGAACCGGGGCACGGTCGGCTTCCTGATGAACGAATACAGCCCGGACGGCATCGCCGAGCGCATCGCGAGCGCGCGCGCCTTCCGGCTGCACCCGCTGCAGATGGACGCACGCACCATCGCGGGCGACCGCATCGTCTCGCCCGCCATCAACGAGGTCTCTCTGCTGCGCGAGACGCGGCAGGCCGCCAAGATCGAGATCGCCATCGACGGGCGCGTGCGCATGTCCGAACTCACCTGCGACGGCGTGCTGGTGGCGACGCCCGCGGGCTCCACCGCCTACAACCTCTCGGCGAACGGCCCGATCCTGCCGCTCCAGTCCGACCTGCTCGCGCTGACGCCGATCAGCCCGTTCCGCCCCCGCCGCTGGCGCGGCGCGCTCATCCCCGACACGTCGGTGGTGGAGTTCCGGATGCTGGAGGCCGGCAAGCGCCCGGTGAGCGCGGTCGCCGACCAGCTCGAGGTGCGCGACGTCGACGTGGTGCGCGTCAGCACCGACCGCTCGATCACGCTCGAGCTGCTGTTCGACCCCGAATACGCGCTCGACGACCGCATCGCGATGGAGCAGTTCCTCACCTGA
- a CDS encoding recombinase family protein yields the protein MKRAAIYARYSSDLQSDASIEDQVRGGREFALRNGWDVAEARIYTDHGMSGANMMRPGLQMLLIDAQAGKFDVVVAEALDRLSRDQADVATIRKRLLFAEVDMHTLSEGEISELHIGLKGTMNALFLKDLAIKTRRGQRGRVESGKSGGGLPYGYRIKSVGEFEIDAAEAVVVRRIFKEYADGVSPRRIAAMLNREGIANPSGAGWTQSTLNGNPKRGTGILNNELYNGRRIWNRTRKVKDPDTGVRLSRENPPEEWVVHDVPELRIVDEALWSRAKARQERMQHSSLSLQNKRRPRNLLSFLLKCGECGGGFSKSARNHYGCSTSQNKGTCRNSLRIRQDVLEGAVLTALKQHLMRPELCAEFCREYMEHVNRLRSERNATINAWQAERDRLQGRRDRIVKAVGDGYTSEDMKNEFNANFARRKELDRLLSETPRAPVLMHPSMSERYRTEVTELTRLLGCSDRRTEAADALRSLIDRIILTPNEDRTGLVVDLHGDLAGIINLAADRDGKRRGTALDALTLDALNRFRINAMQENVQRASQRRAGRVAKCQERLAPRA from the coding sequence ATGAAAAGAGCAGCGATTTACGCAAGGTACTCAAGTGATTTACAAAGCGATGCATCGATCGAGGATCAGGTGCGGGGAGGCAGGGAGTTTGCGCTGAGGAACGGCTGGGATGTAGCCGAAGCGCGCATCTACACCGACCATGGCATGAGCGGCGCCAACATGATGCGCCCCGGACTTCAGATGCTGCTCATCGATGCGCAGGCGGGAAAGTTCGACGTTGTCGTGGCCGAGGCGCTCGATCGCCTATCCCGCGACCAGGCCGATGTCGCCACCATCCGCAAGCGATTGCTCTTCGCCGAAGTCGACATGCACACGCTGTCGGAAGGCGAGATCAGCGAGCTTCACATTGGTCTTAAAGGCACAATGAATGCCCTGTTTCTGAAGGATCTGGCGATCAAGACGCGCCGGGGTCAGCGCGGGCGCGTCGAGAGCGGAAAGTCGGGTGGCGGACTGCCCTACGGCTACCGCATCAAATCCGTCGGCGAGTTTGAGATCGATGCCGCGGAAGCTGTGGTGGTTCGGCGTATCTTCAAGGAATATGCCGACGGTGTCAGTCCTCGCCGGATTGCGGCGATGCTCAATCGCGAGGGCATCGCGAACCCGTCCGGTGCAGGCTGGACGCAGTCGACGCTCAACGGCAATCCGAAACGCGGAACCGGCATTCTCAACAATGAGCTCTACAACGGGCGCCGGATCTGGAACCGCACGCGCAAGGTCAAGGATCCTGATACGGGTGTGCGGCTGTCACGGGAAAACCCGCCGGAGGAATGGGTCGTCCACGACGTGCCCGAACTTCGCATTGTGGACGAGGCTCTCTGGAGCAGGGCAAAGGCGCGGCAGGAGCGCATGCAGCATTCGTCGCTCAGCCTTCAGAACAAGCGGCGGCCCCGGAACCTGCTGTCGTTCCTTCTGAAATGTGGCGAGTGCGGTGGCGGCTTCAGCAAGTCGGCCCGTAATCATTACGGCTGTTCGACATCCCAGAACAAGGGAACCTGCCGCAACTCGCTGCGGATCAGGCAGGACGTGCTCGAGGGTGCAGTGCTCACGGCGCTTAAACAGCACCTGATGCGTCCCGAACTCTGTGCCGAGTTCTGCCGCGAGTACATGGAGCATGTGAACCGGCTGCGCTCCGAACGAAATGCAACGATCAACGCCTGGCAGGCCGAACGGGACCGTCTGCAGGGGCGTCGCGACCGGATCGTGAAGGCCGTCGGTGACGGCTACACGAGCGAGGACATGAAGAACGAGTTCAATGCGAACTTCGCCCGTCGCAAGGAGCTTGACCGGCTTTTGAGCGAAACGCCGCGGGCGCCTGTGTTGATGCACCCGTCGATGTCCGAACGTTATCGGACCGAGGTGACCGAACTGACGCGACTGCTTGGATGCAGCGACCGCAGAACCGAGGCAGCGGACGCGCTGCGATCCCTTATCGACAGGATCATCCTCACCCCGAACGAGGACAGAACCGGGCTCGTGGTCGACCTTCACGGCGACCTCGCAGGCATCATCAACCTCGCGGCCGATCGTGATGGCAAGCGGCGGGGCACGGCGCTCGATGCACTCACGCTCGACGCACTGAACCGTTTTCGTATCAATGCGATGCAGGAAAACGTTCAGCGCGCCTCTCAGCGGAGGGCCGGTCGCGTTGCGAAATGTCAGGAAAGGTTGGCTCCCCGGGCCTGA
- a CDS encoding DUF2274 domain-containing protein has protein sequence MIRLPKLPDKTPIKLAITIMPDLDEKLRAYAGLYKDFYGNEESVSSLVPAILDAFLEGDREFSRRRKKLGAK, from the coding sequence ATGATCAGGCTTCCGAAGCTTCCGGACAAAACGCCGATCAAACTTGCAATCACGATTATGCCGGATCTCGATGAGAAGCTGCGTGCATATGCCGGCTTGTACAAGGATTTTTACGGCAATGAAGAGTCCGTATCGTCTCTCGTCCCCGCAATTCTCGATGCTTTTCTCGAGGGAGATCGCGAATTTTCAAGGAGAAGGAAGAAACTGGGCGCTAAGTGA
- a CDS encoding TrbI/VirB10 family protein yields the protein MTPDTVEATSEVAPQPPKLDPETLVLRGRPPRVIRFRRGVIVCLVGAGALLVLAALWFGLEPAQPARSDPVELPLRPRHERVADVLAGAPKDYAEIPVLGPPLPGDLGRPILAHRRSAGLESEAPLTPVSDAAAAEAERRAAELQAARASGVMVRLERRGSLGSGIAAGVGISSDLASAEPGEPDRPGIEDHADALMKTNGRTLPQALVPSGSPYTLSAGSVIAASLLTGLNSDLPGLVTAQVTEGVYDTATGRVLLIPQGARLVGRYDNAVAFGQSRVRVVWERLIMPGGASVALGNMPAADTAGYAGLSDSIDRHGGTLLKGVLLSSLLGVGAELSIEGESDLVEALRESAQQGTARAGDQVVAKALGIQPTLTVRAGWPLRVLVHEDLILSPWEGGKR from the coding sequence ATGACGCCGGACACGGTAGAAGCGACAAGCGAGGTCGCGCCGCAGCCGCCCAAGCTTGACCCTGAAACGCTCGTACTGCGCGGGCGGCCGCCCCGCGTCATCCGGTTCAGGCGCGGCGTCATCGTTTGCCTCGTCGGCGCCGGGGCTTTACTTGTCCTGGCCGCTCTCTGGTTCGGGCTCGAGCCGGCACAGCCGGCGCGCAGCGACCCGGTCGAGCTTCCTTTGCGCCCGCGGCACGAGCGCGTCGCCGATGTTCTCGCCGGCGCGCCAAAGGATTATGCGGAGATTCCCGTGCTCGGGCCGCCGCTTCCCGGTGACCTTGGCAGGCCCATTCTGGCGCATCGCCGGTCGGCGGGGCTGGAATCCGAAGCCCCGTTAACCCCGGTGTCCGACGCTGCTGCCGCCGAGGCAGAGCGACGCGCGGCAGAGTTGCAGGCGGCGCGGGCTTCGGGTGTCATGGTACGGCTTGAACGGCGCGGAAGCTTGGGCAGCGGAATAGCGGCGGGGGTCGGCATTTCATCCGATCTGGCGTCGGCTGAGCCCGGGGAGCCGGACAGACCCGGTATCGAGGACCATGCCGACGCGCTGATGAAGACGAACGGGCGTACGCTTCCGCAAGCTCTTGTGCCGTCCGGATCGCCTTATACGCTGAGCGCCGGCAGCGTCATTGCCGCAAGTCTTCTAACCGGTTTGAACTCCGACCTTCCCGGTCTCGTCACAGCGCAGGTGACCGAAGGTGTCTACGATACAGCGACTGGACGCGTTCTGCTCATTCCGCAGGGCGCCCGGCTAGTCGGACGCTACGACAATGCGGTCGCTTTCGGGCAGAGCCGCGTGCGCGTCGTCTGGGAGCGTCTGATCATGCCGGGAGGTGCCTCGGTCGCGCTCGGCAACATGCCCGCGGCGGATACTGCCGGCTACGCAGGCCTCAGCGACAGCATCGACCGGCACGGGGGCACGCTCCTCAAAGGCGTTCTGCTCTCCAGCCTGCTCGGGGTTGGCGCCGAGCTCAGCATTGAGGGTGAAAGCGATCTTGTCGAGGCGCTGCGCGAGTCCGCGCAGCAGGGCACGGCGCGCGCCGGCGATCAGGTCGTGGCGAAAGCGCTCGGTATCCAGCCGACGCTGACAGTGCGGGCCGGCTGGCCGCTCCGCGTCCTCGTGCACGAGGACCTGATCCTCTCGCCATGGGAAGGAGGGAAGCGATGA